Proteins encoded within one genomic window of Streptomyces sp. NBC_01314:
- a CDS encoding tetratricopeptide repeat protein, whose protein sequence is MAGTAERDDPEVIGRRVQRLRTEQGLTQRQLAEPAYTPAYISTLEAGRVRASEPALRHIAERLGVGFEELATGRPAGFATELRLRLTGAQRTLANGATEAATEGFTVVLAEAEEYGLVAEQADALLGLGECALETGDLETAQQRFEQAEQRLGDAPLPARVPALRGRATAHYLAGELRYSCYLYESTLDELNRNGMHDPDALLLLYTGVIAPYMDMGAHARAAQAAELALALAPQSGDPALVARMHRSVARTMIAEGRIAEADASLAKASELYRQLQIRTELANCHWMRGYLHAQNGDYARAEEELREARCMLSAKRAALYTSQVAVELADVLHRRGKSEEAAELLREVLSDLSSERGALHSAAAHRLLGIIAEDARDADAAEEHYVRALSLLERAGAAGDLADLCRLLGDLYRRTGRVEAALDAYRTGLGHRTAPGTTTLGPAPAQPPL, encoded by the coding sequence ATGGCAGGTACGGCCGAGCGTGACGATCCCGAGGTCATCGGGCGCAGAGTGCAGCGACTGCGGACGGAACAGGGCCTCACACAGCGTCAGTTGGCGGAACCGGCATACACCCCGGCGTACATCTCGACCCTGGAGGCCGGCCGGGTCCGGGCCTCCGAACCGGCCCTGCGGCACATCGCCGAACGGCTCGGCGTGGGGTTCGAGGAACTGGCCACCGGCCGGCCCGCCGGGTTCGCCACCGAGCTGCGGCTGCGCCTGACCGGCGCCCAGCGCACCCTCGCCAACGGCGCCACGGAGGCCGCCACCGAGGGGTTCACGGTCGTCCTCGCGGAGGCGGAGGAGTACGGGCTGGTCGCCGAGCAGGCCGACGCGCTGCTCGGACTCGGTGAGTGCGCCCTGGAGACCGGCGACCTGGAGACAGCCCAGCAGCGGTTCGAACAGGCCGAGCAGCGGCTCGGCGACGCCCCGCTGCCGGCCCGCGTCCCCGCCCTGCGCGGCCGCGCGACCGCGCACTACCTCGCCGGTGAACTCCGCTACTCGTGCTACCTGTACGAGTCCACCCTCGACGAGCTGAACCGCAACGGGATGCACGACCCGGACGCGCTGCTCCTCCTCTACACCGGGGTCATCGCCCCCTACATGGACATGGGCGCCCACGCCCGCGCCGCCCAGGCCGCCGAGCTGGCCCTCGCGCTCGCCCCGCAGTCCGGCGACCCCGCCCTCGTCGCCCGTATGCACCGCTCGGTCGCCCGGACGATGATCGCCGAGGGGCGGATCGCCGAGGCCGACGCGTCGCTCGCCAAGGCCTCCGAGCTGTACCGGCAGCTCCAGATCCGCACCGAGCTGGCCAACTGCCACTGGATGCGCGGCTACCTCCACGCCCAGAACGGCGACTACGCCCGTGCCGAGGAGGAGCTGCGCGAGGCCCGGTGCATGCTCTCCGCCAAGCGGGCCGCCCTCTACACCAGCCAGGTCGCCGTCGAACTCGCCGACGTCCTGCACCGGCGCGGCAAGTCCGAGGAGGCCGCCGAACTGCTCCGCGAGGTCCTCAGCGACCTCAGCTCCGAACGCGGCGCCCTGCACTCCGCCGCCGCCCACCGCCTCCTCGGCATCATCGCCGAGGACGCCCGGGACGCGGACGCGGCCGAGGAGCACTATGTACGGGCGCTGAGCCTGCTGGAGCGGGCGGGCGCCGCCGGTGACCTGGCCGACCTGTGCCGGCTACTCGGGGACCTGTACCGCCGCACCGGCCGCGTCGAGGCCGCCCTCGACGCCTACCGCACCGGCCTCGGCCACCGCACCGCCCCCGGCACGACCACCCTCGGCCCGGCCCCCGCACAGCCCCCACTCTGA
- a CDS encoding sensor histidine kinase, with the protein MSGFTGLGENIRAAGLLASSDTCLRPHPGRPLPPVKKPIRPHPTGRRTVGFWLFATLTTLGAVAALSAHSLAQHLTARTDQEIARASGSGGLGGFGSLGDPASAPYPAWAPAPRATTASVPPSVSPSSLPSAFAPGPAPAATTSPAPAPAPAPLLDENDLILVLDADGKVVERHAGSDALPAFPTLTPARLKAYAGRAHPSAIGESYRAKVVRAPEAGRNHEGAYIVTARWTADDRRAVEHLLQVETAAALPLLAGVLIGARRLGRREVRERQGTERRLREFMASAGHELRNPLTTISGYAELARVGDPAYEPMRQEALGRIATEVGRMSTLIDELVLLTRLDLGQPLQLTCVDLAQLCRDAASAARDCHPCHPVRLLLAPGDHTVTGDPLRLHQLVANLLANARVHTPPGTTTTLGLGTEDGYRVIEVLDDGPGIPDELRARLFDPFVRGEETRAAGSGLGLSIVAAIATAHGGTVALEPSHPSNRGAWFRVLIPASS; encoded by the coding sequence ATGAGTGGGTTCACCGGGCTGGGCGAGAACATCAGGGCGGCCGGGCTGCTCGCGTCGAGTGACACGTGCCTACGGCCCCACCCCGGCCGCCCCCTCCCTCCCGTGAAGAAGCCGATCCGCCCCCACCCCACGGGCCGGCGCACCGTCGGCTTCTGGCTGTTCGCCACCCTCACCACGCTGGGCGCGGTCGCCGCCCTCTCCGCCCACTCCCTCGCCCAACACCTCACCGCCCGCACCGACCAGGAGATAGCGAGGGCCAGCGGATCAGGCGGCCTCGGTGGATTCGGCAGCCTCGGCGATCCGGCTTCGGCCCCGTACCCGGCCTGGGCGCCGGCCCCGAGGGCCACGACGGCATCGGTCCCACCATCGGTGTCACCGTCATCACTGCCCTCGGCATTCGCACCCGGGCCGGCGCCCGCCGCCACCACGAGTCCGGCCCCGGCTCCCGCACCGGCCCCACTCCTCGACGAGAACGACCTGATCCTCGTCCTGGACGCCGACGGCAAGGTCGTGGAGCGCCACGCGGGGTCCGACGCCCTCCCCGCGTTCCCGACGCTCACGCCCGCCCGGCTGAAGGCGTACGCGGGCCGGGCGCACCCGTCGGCGATCGGGGAGAGTTACCGGGCGAAGGTGGTGCGCGCGCCGGAGGCGGGCCGGAACCACGAGGGCGCCTACATCGTCACGGCCAGGTGGACGGCGGACGACCGGCGGGCCGTCGAGCACCTCCTCCAGGTCGAGACGGCCGCCGCGCTCCCCCTCCTCGCCGGCGTCCTGATCGGCGCCCGCCGCCTCGGTCGCCGCGAGGTCAGGGAGCGGCAGGGCACCGAGCGGCGGCTGCGTGAGTTCATGGCGTCCGCCGGGCACGAACTGCGCAACCCGCTGACCACGATCTCCGGCTACGCCGAGCTCGCCCGGGTCGGCGACCCCGCCTACGAACCCATGCGGCAGGAGGCGCTCGGCCGGATCGCCACCGAGGTCGGCCGGATGAGCACGCTCATCGACGAACTCGTGCTGCTGACCCGCCTCGACCTCGGCCAGCCCCTGCAACTGACCTGCGTGGACCTGGCCCAGCTGTGCCGCGACGCGGCCTCCGCCGCCCGCGACTGCCACCCCTGCCATCCCGTACGGCTGCTGCTCGCCCCGGGCGATCACACGGTCACCGGCGACCCGTTGCGGCTGCACCAGCTGGTCGCCAACCTGCTGGCCAACGCGCGTGTCCACACGCCGCCGGGCACCACGACCACGCTGGGGCTCGGCACGGAGGACGGCTACCGGGTGATCGAGGTCCTGGACGACGGTCCCGGAATCCCGGACGAGCTGCGCGCCCGGCTCTTCGACCCCTTCGTACGCGGCGAGGAGACACGGGCCGCCGGCAGCGGGCTGGGCCTCAGCATCGTCGCGGCGATCGCGACGGCCCACGGCGGCACGGTCGCACTGGAACCGTCCCACCCGTCGAACCGGGGGGCGTGGTTCAGGGTGCTGATCCCGGCCTCGTCCTGA
- a CDS encoding PQQ-binding-like beta-propeller repeat protein encodes MTTEQVEQKVRETLHAVDLDRVRAPGDLVEKVVRRRARRRFSQVAGTAAAVAAITAGAVLGFGGGGVTDQDRPTRTAASPEGWKPWRISAPGATERGCLVDGAALYCAGYKYDAAKFDANTGERLWTVKVNGDGDGRDHPFAVRDGVLYGYRNHTADKQPNGDYAGGTDLMALNTDTGKVLWTVELASDNRDDQAALLIDGAVLANAPTDRTLSAVDPRTGEVKWRHTWDKGIWCDRTVLNGVPYLLCAPDTKNPPGYTDVFRLDPVTGRTEKVTDLPGRQGIIGISGDRMALVTVPPMESKTLTEEARRAKTLVLTLVDSSGKQTSRSYRVEGGTATQQLVGDRLVSVSLEGKASSYSLTTGKTLWTAPVGVKMPEGEAIWDGIASPVVAPSQNVVYFLGTAGDLSGLDVRTGEQLWRGHVDLGKYGYMPQVLLYEDVLIARYGSKMVSLLPRVGD; translated from the coding sequence ATGACGACGGAGCAGGTGGAACAGAAGGTCCGGGAGACTCTGCACGCCGTCGACCTGGACCGCGTACGGGCGCCCGGCGACCTGGTCGAGAAGGTGGTGCGGCGGCGCGCCCGACGCCGTTTCTCGCAGGTGGCGGGGACGGCGGCGGCTGTGGCCGCGATCACCGCGGGGGCGGTCCTCGGCTTCGGGGGCGGCGGCGTGACCGACCAGGACAGGCCGACGCGGACGGCGGCGTCGCCGGAGGGCTGGAAGCCGTGGCGGATCAGCGCCCCGGGCGCCACCGAGCGGGGCTGCCTGGTGGACGGCGCCGCGCTGTACTGCGCCGGGTACAAGTACGACGCCGCGAAGTTCGACGCGAACACCGGCGAGCGCCTGTGGACGGTCAAGGTCAACGGCGACGGCGACGGGCGCGACCATCCGTTCGCCGTGCGCGACGGCGTGCTCTACGGCTACCGCAACCACACCGCCGACAAGCAGCCGAACGGCGACTACGCGGGCGGCACCGACCTGATGGCGTTGAACACCGACACCGGCAAGGTGCTGTGGACGGTGGAGCTGGCGAGCGACAACCGCGACGACCAGGCCGCCCTGCTCATCGACGGCGCGGTACTGGCCAACGCCCCGACCGACCGGACGCTGTCGGCCGTCGATCCGCGGACCGGTGAGGTGAAGTGGCGCCACACCTGGGACAAGGGCATCTGGTGCGACCGGACGGTGTTGAACGGTGTCCCCTACCTCCTGTGCGCGCCGGACACCAAGAATCCGCCTGGCTACACCGACGTATTCCGTCTCGACCCTGTCACCGGACGGACCGAGAAGGTCACGGACCTCCCCGGAAGGCAGGGAATCATCGGGATCTCGGGGGACCGGATGGCCCTGGTCACGGTGCCGCCCATGGAAAGCAAGACCCTCACGGAGGAGGCCCGTAGAGCAAAGACCCTGGTGCTGACCCTCGTCGACAGCTCGGGGAAGCAGACCTCACGGTCCTATCGGGTCGAGGGGGGGACGGCCACCCAGCAACTCGTCGGTGATCGTCTGGTCTCCGTGTCCTTGGAGGGCAAGGCCTCCTCCTACTCGCTCACGACCGGAAAGACCCTGTGGACCGCCCCGGTCGGCGTCAAGATGCCCGAGGGGGAGGCGATCTGGGACGGCATCGCGTCTCCCGTGGTGGCGCCGAGCCAGAACGTCGTGTACTTCCTCGGCACGGCCGGCGATCTGTCCGGCCTCGATGTGCGCACGGGCGAGCAGCTCTGGCGCGGTCACGTCGACCTCGGCAAGTACGGGTACATGCCCCAGGTCCTGCTCTACGAGGACGTACTGATCGCCCGTTACGGCAGCAAGATGGTCTCCCTCCTGCCACGCGTGGGCGACTGA
- a CDS encoding SigE family RNA polymerase sigma factor has protein sequence MKASSHDEFREFVAMRSTALLRLAVLLTGGDRHGAEDLLQIALMKVYGRWSSIEQPEAYVRQVLYRQQVNRWRLRRHRAETTVPVLPESGTDADAGAESELRIALWAALGRLTKRQRAVVVLRYFEDLPEAEVAALLRCPVGTVRSTAHRSLAKLRVLVPELGPAGLAEEQARQLSLTPKGARG, from the coding sequence ATGAAGGCGTCGAGTCACGACGAGTTCCGGGAGTTCGTAGCGATGCGCTCCACCGCGCTGCTGCGGCTCGCGGTGCTGCTCACCGGCGGGGACCGCCACGGAGCGGAGGATCTGCTGCAGATCGCGTTGATGAAAGTCTATGGACGCTGGTCGAGCATCGAGCAGCCCGAGGCGTACGTACGTCAGGTCCTGTACCGCCAGCAGGTCAACCGCTGGCGGCTGCGCAGACACCGTGCGGAGACGACGGTGCCCGTACTGCCCGAGTCGGGCACCGACGCCGACGCCGGGGCGGAGTCCGAGCTGCGGATCGCGCTGTGGGCGGCGCTCGGCCGGCTGACGAAGCGCCAGCGGGCCGTGGTCGTCCTGCGCTACTTCGAGGACCTGCCGGAGGCCGAGGTCGCGGCGCTGCTGAGGTGTCCGGTCGGCACCGTGCGCAGCACGGCACACAGGTCGCTCGCCAAACTCCGGGTCCTCGTACCGGAACTGGGGCCCGCCGGGCTCGCGGAAGAACAGGCACGGCAGCTCAGTCTTACGCCGAAGGGGGCCCGGGGATGA
- a CDS encoding NPP1 family protein: MPQARKKSTRKSLKARLGLLARAALVGSTATALTVALGTSAHAGVPTPLAESTTSFQKNFQPVFDYDGNSCFPVAAIDKNGALNGGLDDSGSVTGQCRTNHLGKANTYSRVKCNNGWCGIIYTLYFEKDMSCGDCTATSHRHDWEAAVIWVRQGDATPSYASVSAHGEYTTSSWSSLQRDGVRLKVVYHKGGNVWDTHSFRFAKSGEGAEAWGDGGWDFPGLISWNSFPGGDNKWTANLQSRLQNATWGDANFPLKDGRFTTELTRAKPSGISFDPNGAG; the protein is encoded by the coding sequence ATGCCTCAAGCACGGAAGAAGTCGACGCGGAAGTCCCTGAAGGCACGCCTCGGGCTGCTCGCCAGAGCCGCTCTCGTAGGTTCCACCGCCACCGCCCTGACCGTCGCCCTGGGCACCAGCGCCCACGCCGGTGTGCCGACACCCCTGGCCGAGAGCACGACCTCGTTCCAGAAGAACTTCCAGCCGGTCTTCGACTACGACGGGAACAGCTGCTTCCCCGTCGCGGCGATCGACAAGAACGGCGCCCTCAACGGCGGCCTCGACGACAGCGGGTCGGTCACCGGCCAGTGCCGCACGAACCACCTCGGCAAGGCCAACACCTACTCGCGGGTGAAGTGCAACAACGGCTGGTGCGGCATCATCTACACGCTGTACTTCGAGAAGGACATGAGCTGCGGCGACTGCACGGCCACTTCGCACCGCCACGACTGGGAGGCCGCCGTCATCTGGGTGCGGCAGGGTGACGCCACACCGTCCTACGCGTCCGTCTCCGCCCACGGCGAGTACACGACCTCGTCGTGGAGTTCCCTCCAGAGGGACGGCGTCCGCCTCAAGGTCGTCTACCACAAGGGGGGCAACGTGTGGGACACCCACTCGTTCCGCTTCGCCAAGTCGGGTGAGGGGGCGGAGGCCTGGGGCGACGGCGGCTGGGACTTCCCGGGCCTGATCAGCTGGAACAGCTTCCCGGGCGGCGACAACAAGTGGACGGCGAACCTCCAGAGCCGTCTGCAGAACGCCACGTGGGGCGACGCCAACTTCCCGCTGAAGGACGGCCGCTTCACCACGGAGCTGACCCGCGCCAAGCCCTCCGGCATCTCCTTCGACCCGAACGGCGCGGGCTGA
- a CDS encoding Ig-like domain repeat protein gives MRTLPAATALAVLFSSAALAVAPAASADTTKVLPVASSADIVVDGVHQRVFVSDPTNGKIVVTDYYGIVRKQFTNLPGVQGLELSADSGTLYAAVRDADAIVALDTATETESARYPVGDAPVGVAVAGGKVWFGYGAAGDGDIGSLDLSGEEPVVTLDQDTTHLWYYAPILDAAPGSDAVVAGEPGGSKLAVYDVASGTATRTAAVDTGGGNMGDLAVTPDGQRVVVASGSPYHHQVFKTSDLTSDGTYASDTYPNSVAIAPDGTVAAGIDGIYEPDIYIYKPGGTTSVREYDFTNTGGSSGGDELPDSGLAWAPDASRLFAVTYNDEGVHSLRVLDAPTRALTSITVNAPATATRAKKLTVKGKVTSKAALPAGTKLTVTRTDLESTGGKALAAVTVAADGGYTFSDTPPVGGKVKYTVRYAGDADHTATSASDTVEVSRATPTLSLDKNRKTYAYGADVKFTAHLGTTYKNRKVEIWADPYGSDRPNKLVKSGTVSSQGNLSVTVDLKRDTKLSVKFAGDARYKAKTVTNTVYTKVKISSSISGHYKTRSVWGQKYHYVRKSKDPVLKTTMTYYPERKQRLKLEFYYDGVWQDWGAEYFSLGTSGGSDITLTGTPTTNVRLRFRSEYHDTTSGDNVNTTTYGAWKYFIYTS, from the coding sequence ATGCGCACTCTTCCGGCTGCCACCGCGCTGGCAGTCCTCTTCAGCTCCGCCGCGCTCGCGGTCGCACCGGCTGCGTCCGCCGACACCACCAAGGTCCTGCCGGTCGCGTCGAGCGCGGACATCGTGGTGGACGGCGTCCACCAGCGGGTCTTCGTCAGCGACCCGACCAACGGCAAGATCGTCGTCACCGACTACTACGGCATCGTCCGCAAGCAGTTCACGAACCTGCCGGGCGTCCAGGGCCTGGAGCTGTCGGCCGACTCCGGCACGCTGTACGCGGCCGTGCGCGACGCCGACGCGATCGTGGCCCTCGACACGGCGACGGAGACCGAGTCCGCCCGCTACCCGGTGGGCGACGCCCCGGTGGGCGTCGCCGTGGCCGGCGGCAAGGTCTGGTTCGGCTACGGCGCGGCCGGTGACGGCGACATCGGCTCGCTGGACCTGTCCGGCGAGGAGCCCGTGGTCACCCTCGACCAGGACACCACGCACCTCTGGTACTACGCGCCGATCCTGGACGCGGCCCCCGGCTCCGACGCCGTGGTGGCAGGCGAGCCCGGCGGCAGCAAGCTGGCCGTGTACGACGTCGCGTCGGGCACCGCCACCCGTACCGCGGCCGTGGACACCGGCGGCGGGAACATGGGCGACCTCGCGGTCACCCCGGACGGGCAGCGCGTCGTCGTGGCCAGCGGCTCCCCGTACCACCACCAGGTCTTCAAGACCTCCGACCTGACGTCGGACGGCACCTACGCCAGCGACACCTACCCGAACTCGGTCGCCATCGCGCCCGACGGCACGGTCGCGGCCGGCATCGACGGCATCTACGAGCCGGACATCTACATCTACAAGCCGGGCGGCACCACCTCGGTCCGGGAGTACGACTTCACGAACACCGGTGGCAGCAGCGGCGGTGACGAGCTCCCCGACTCCGGCCTGGCCTGGGCGCCGGACGCCTCCCGCCTCTTCGCGGTGACGTACAACGACGAGGGCGTGCACTCGCTGCGCGTGCTGGACGCCCCCACCAGGGCGCTCACGTCGATCACCGTGAACGCCCCGGCCACGGCCACCCGCGCCAAGAAGCTCACGGTCAAGGGCAAGGTCACCTCGAAGGCGGCGCTCCCGGCCGGAACGAAGCTGACGGTGACCCGCACCGACCTGGAGTCCACGGGCGGCAAGGCGCTCGCCGCGGTGACCGTGGCGGCCGACGGCGGCTACACCTTCTCCGACACCCCGCCGGTCGGCGGCAAGGTCAAGTACACGGTGCGGTACGCGGGCGACGCCGACCACACCGCCACGTCCGCCTCCGACACCGTCGAGGTCTCCCGCGCGACGCCCACGCTGTCGCTGGACAAGAACCGCAAGACGTACGCGTACGGCGCGGACGTGAAGTTCACCGCGCACCTCGGCACGACGTACAAGAACCGCAAGGTCGAGATCTGGGCCGACCCGTACGGCTCCGACAGGCCGAACAAGCTGGTGAAGTCGGGGACGGTGAGCTCGCAGGGGAACCTGTCGGTCACCGTCGACCTCAAGCGCGACACCAAGCTCTCGGTGAAGTTCGCGGGCGACGCGCGCTACAAGGCGAAGACGGTCACCAACACCGTCTACACCAAGGTCAAGATCTCGTCGTCGATCTCGGGTCACTACAAGACCAGGTCGGTCTGGGGCCAGAAGTACCACTACGTCCGCAAGTCCAAGGACCCTGTCCTGAAGACCACGATGACGTACTACCCCGAGCGCAAGCAGCGCCTCAAGCTGGAGTTCTACTACGACGGTGTCTGGCAGGACTGGGGCGCCGAGTACTTCTCCCTCGGCACGTCCGGCGGGTCCGACATCACCCTCACGGGCACCCCGACCACGAACGTCCGTCTCCGCTTCCGCTCCGAGTACCACGACACGACCTCCGGCGACAACGTCAACACCACGACGTACGGGGCCTGGAAGTACTTCATCTACACCAGTTAG
- a CDS encoding PP2C family protein-serine/threonine phosphatase — protein sequence MRMRMPVPRVRREPDPVERLQLLRVRGHDISWLPPLVVLLAVPVLDWMTGGDFRVISWLVLVPGVAAAVCRVWTTALFAALALLMYVVGDSSWPHQERTGLPDFVLVALGGILSVLACAVRLRGQERMLHMRAVVDTTRRILLRQLPPDVGGLDHAEIYLAADSQARVGGDFYDIQPSPHGTRVVVGDVQGKGLAAVEAASVLLGTFREAAYYESDPVTVAERLETRMVRHVRYCAHVGRDDSERFATAVLLDFPELRSERTDWGPDLTGLDELTVDVVNFGHEPPLVVSPGGVRFLPLWDGLPLGLGELAPRTPRTVTVRLAADETLLLVTDGVTEARDGSGVFFPLREYLTRALTAGPPALDPQALVHLVRDGVLAHTGGGLDDDTTIFAVRRASEPVRRAPGAPK from the coding sequence ATGCGGATGCGGATGCCGGTGCCGCGTGTGCGCCGGGAGCCGGACCCCGTCGAGCGGCTGCAGCTGCTCCGGGTCCGCGGGCACGACATCTCCTGGCTTCCGCCGCTGGTGGTCCTGCTCGCCGTACCGGTGCTCGACTGGATGACCGGCGGCGACTTCCGGGTCATCTCGTGGCTGGTTCTCGTACCGGGCGTGGCCGCCGCCGTCTGCCGGGTGTGGACGACCGCGCTGTTCGCGGCGCTCGCCCTGCTCATGTACGTCGTGGGCGACAGCTCCTGGCCGCACCAGGAACGCACCGGGCTGCCCGACTTCGTCCTCGTCGCCCTCGGCGGGATCCTGTCGGTGCTGGCCTGCGCGGTACGGCTGCGCGGGCAGGAGCGGATGCTGCACATGCGGGCCGTCGTCGACACCACCCGCCGTATCCTGCTGCGCCAGTTGCCGCCGGACGTCGGCGGCCTCGACCACGCGGAGATCTACCTCGCCGCCGACAGCCAGGCCCGGGTGGGTGGAGACTTCTACGACATCCAGCCCAGCCCGCACGGCACCCGGGTCGTCGTCGGCGACGTCCAGGGCAAGGGGCTCGCGGCGGTGGAGGCGGCGTCCGTGCTGCTCGGCACGTTCCGTGAGGCCGCCTACTACGAGTCCGACCCGGTCACCGTGGCCGAGCGGCTGGAGACGCGGATGGTGCGGCACGTCAGGTACTGCGCGCACGTCGGCCGCGACGACTCCGAGCGCTTCGCCACCGCCGTGCTCCTCGACTTCCCCGAACTGCGCAGCGAGCGGACCGACTGGGGGCCGGACCTCACCGGGCTCGACGAACTCACCGTGGACGTCGTCAACTTCGGGCACGAACCCCCGCTCGTGGTCTCCCCCGGCGGCGTGCGCTTCCTGCCGCTGTGGGACGGACTCCCGCTGGGGCTCGGCGAGTTGGCGCCGCGGACGCCCCGGACGGTCACGGTCCGGCTCGCCGCCGACGAGACGTTGCTCCTGGTCACCGACGGGGTGACGGAGGCCCGTGACGGGAGTGGTGTCTTCTTCCCCCTCCGCGAGTACCTCACCCGCGCCCTCACCGCCGGGCCGCCCGCCCTCGACCCCCAAGCCCTGGTCCACCTCGTCCGCGACGGCGTCCTCGCCCACACCGGCGGAGGCCTCGACGACGACACGACGATCTTCGCGGTACGGCGGGCGTCGGAGCCGGTGCGGAGGGCGCCGGGCGCCCCGAAGTGA
- a CDS encoding Uma2 family endonuclease, producing the protein MPMAEPIIRPGYQGEYIYGPFDDPDGDSDADSGVPDHTGASVEQVFQLFSATAPRGWRVELIEGEICVRPPANGEHEEIVSELTEQVVDRRRDRSLRNYTGIGLNVPGASMTGHVVPDLAIAPKGTFDDKQEWHDPSAVLLVAEITSTSTGDRDRETKILGYARAGIPLYLLIDREEAEVTVFSEPSGERYAKAAKCKLGLVVPLPAPLGFDLDTAEF; encoded by the coding sequence ATGCCGATGGCGGAGCCGATCATCAGGCCGGGGTACCAGGGTGAGTACATTTACGGCCCTTTCGATGACCCTGACGGCGACAGCGATGCGGACAGTGGCGTGCCTGACCACACAGGTGCGAGCGTCGAGCAGGTCTTCCAGCTCTTCAGTGCGACGGCTCCCAGGGGCTGGCGCGTGGAGCTGATCGAAGGGGAGATCTGCGTGAGGCCTCCGGCCAACGGGGAGCATGAGGAGATTGTGTCGGAGCTGACGGAGCAGGTCGTCGACCGCCGCCGAGACCGGTCCCTGCGCAATTACACCGGCATCGGGTTGAACGTCCCCGGCGCCTCCATGACAGGGCACGTCGTCCCTGACCTCGCCATCGCTCCCAAGGGCACCTTTGATGACAAGCAGGAGTGGCACGACCCCTCCGCCGTCCTTCTCGTAGCCGAAATCACCTCGACCAGCACCGGGGACCGTGACCGCGAAACGAAGATCCTCGGATACGCCCGCGCCGGTATCCCCCTCTACTTGCTGATCGACCGGGAGGAAGCCGAGGTCACGGTGTTCTCGGAGCCGTCCGGGGAGAGGTACGCAAAGGCGGCAAAGTGCAAGCTGGGCCTGGTCGTGCCGCTGCCCGCCCCTCTTGGCTTCGACCTGGACACCGCCGAGTTCTGA
- a CDS encoding response regulator transcription factor, translated as MTTPVPSAHAAVPPAAPAARSPSATTAGAAGQLLVVDDEEGIRSMLTMALEFLGYQVTAAATGRQALQAVTRYDPDLILLDVNLPDLGGFEVCRTLRDRGNAVPVLFLTGLGGVDDRVRGLDMGGDDFVTKPFELKEVAARVRALLRRAGGGHPAPDRNRLSAGAVQLDADAHQVWAAGRPVELTTTEFALLRYLMENPGRVLSRGQIQERVWNHRDEGSGVVDTYIYYLRRKLGEPGQSLIRTVRGVGYQLCTN; from the coding sequence ATGACCACCCCTGTGCCCTCCGCCCATGCCGCAGTCCCACCAGCCGCTCCGGCCGCACGGTCCCCATCGGCGACCACCGCCGGGGCTGCCGGGCAACTGCTCGTCGTGGATGACGAGGAGGGGATCCGGTCCATGCTGACCATGGCGCTGGAGTTCCTCGGATACCAGGTGACCGCCGCGGCGACCGGGCGGCAGGCGCTGCAGGCCGTCACGCGGTACGACCCCGATCTGATCCTCCTCGACGTCAACCTCCCCGACCTGGGCGGCTTCGAGGTGTGCCGGACCCTGCGCGACCGGGGCAACGCGGTCCCGGTCCTGTTCCTCACCGGGCTCGGCGGTGTCGACGACCGGGTGCGAGGCCTGGACATGGGCGGCGACGATTTCGTCACCAAGCCGTTCGAGCTGAAGGAGGTCGCCGCCCGCGTCCGCGCCCTGCTGCGCCGGGCCGGCGGCGGCCACCCCGCGCCCGACCGCAACCGCCTCAGCGCCGGCGCCGTGCAGCTCGACGCCGACGCCCACCAGGTCTGGGCCGCCGGCCGCCCCGTCGAACTCACCACCACCGAATTCGCCCTCCTGCGCTACCTCATGGAGAACCCCGGCCGTGTGCTGTCCCGGGGTCAGATACAGGAACGCGTCTGGAACCACCGCGACGAGGGGTCCGGCGTCGTCGACACGTACATCTACTATCTGCGCCGCAAACTGGGCGAGCCGGGCCAGTCCCTCATACGCACCGTCAGGGGCGTGGGCTACCAGCTGTGCACGAACTGA